The following coding sequences are from one Prochlorococcus sp. MIT 0604 window:
- a CDS encoding high light inducible protein has translation MKNSEPKIIEKEKIVAEKLNGRFAMLGFIALIGAYLTTGQIIPGFI, from the coding sequence ATGAAAAATAGCGAACCAAAAATAATAGAAAAAGAAAAAATCGTTGCTGAAAAACTTAATGGCAGATTCGCTATGTTAGGTTTTATTGCTTTAATTGGAGCATATTTAACAACAGGTCAAATCATTCCAGGTTTTATTTAA
- a CDS encoding EamA family transporter, whose amino-acid sequence MIGILSAFGAATSWTYACFIWRSQTQKYKSIDINLIKNIIAFLIFIPTFFNLSSTTEFKYILILLISGIIGIGLGDTFYLKSLQTIGTRKTLSIETLSPLMAALSGEIFINENLTTKSWVGIIIVSISLFIILKKGNDFQGGTSTFSEKNNFKIFAFPFLSVLCAVLGGLFSRMVFLQSNLSPFLTTEIRLLGAIIFLVSLKGFRINFFLKNIEKQQQRRFLLSILLGTNIGILLQQVVFKTLPIGVGWALLSTSPVISLFFAKNEEREITKKIIFFTCFLFFGLTLIIL is encoded by the coding sequence TTGATTGGAATCCTTTCTGCTTTTGGAGCTGCTACATCTTGGACATATGCATGCTTTATTTGGCGCTCACAAACTCAAAAATATAAATCAATAGATATTAATTTAATAAAAAATATAATAGCTTTTTTAATTTTTATACCTACTTTTTTCAATCTAAGTTCTACAACTGAATTTAAATACATATTAATCCTGCTAATTAGTGGAATAATAGGTATTGGTTTAGGTGATACTTTCTACCTAAAGTCATTACAAACAATTGGCACAAGAAAAACTCTATCTATAGAAACTCTTTCTCCGTTAATGGCTGCTTTGTCAGGGGAAATTTTTATTAATGAAAATTTAACAACTAAATCTTGGGTTGGAATAATCATAGTATCGATTTCGCTATTCATAATTCTCAAAAAAGGTAACGATTTTCAAGGAGGAACCTCCACTTTCTCAGAAAAAAATAACTTTAAGATTTTTGCTTTTCCTTTTTTATCAGTTTTATGTGCTGTTCTTGGAGGTCTTTTTTCAAGGATGGTTTTTCTTCAAAGCAATTTATCTCCTTTCCTTACCACTGAAATAAGATTATTAGGTGCAATAATTTTTTTGGTTAGTCTAAAAGGTTTTAGAATTAATTTTTTCTTGAAAAACATAGAGAAACAACAACAAAGAAGATTTTTGCTCTCAATACTTCTTGGAACAAATATAGGAATATTGCTACAACAAGTTGTTTTTAAAACCCTTCCCATAGGAGTAGGATGGGCTTTATTAAGCACATCTCCAGTAATTTCTTTATTTTTTGCTAAGAATGAGGAAAGAGAAATTACCAAAAAAATAATATTTTTTACTTGTTTTTTATTTTTTGGCTTGACATTAATAATTCTTTAA
- a CDS encoding fatty acid desaturase, protein MSNIKLSGLKGQALVIEDNDIPSIKEFQDVIPDHYFKSNTKTSLKYLLQSALIQSLVVAIGLSIPFTPKMIPIWIVYSFLSGTTAMGFWVIAHECGHGAFSRNKTLESITGYLLHSLLLVPYFSWQRSHAVHHRFTNNITNGETHVPLVIKGNGVTEKVGGEKELHFSNSLGKKNYGILQLVLHLIFGWPAYLLTGSTGGIKYGTSNHFWPTKPFSKALWPSIWTKKVWISDIGVGLTLLGIVYLVSKYGLFPVITLYFGPLLVVNCWLVIYTWLHHTDSDVPHLSNTEFSFMRGAFLSIDRPYGKVLNFLHHNIGSSHLVHHVCPTIPHYHAKKATILIKKAFKKAYLFNPDPIHKALWNIACNCVAVKSDIKRGRYIWQSSYKIVD, encoded by the coding sequence TTGAGTAATATAAAATTATCAGGTCTTAAAGGCCAAGCGCTTGTAATAGAGGATAATGATATTCCAAGCATAAAAGAATTTCAGGATGTTATCCCAGATCACTACTTTAAGAGCAACACTAAAACTTCTTTGAAGTATCTTTTACAATCAGCTTTAATCCAATCATTAGTAGTTGCGATAGGTTTATCTATTCCATTTACCCCAAAAATGATCCCAATTTGGATTGTTTACTCATTTCTATCAGGCACCACTGCAATGGGATTTTGGGTAATTGCCCATGAATGTGGGCATGGAGCATTCTCTAGAAACAAGACATTGGAATCTATAACTGGTTATTTACTACATTCATTACTTCTAGTGCCTTATTTTTCTTGGCAGCGTTCTCATGCAGTTCATCATCGATTTACAAATAACATAACCAATGGAGAAACTCACGTCCCTTTAGTCATTAAAGGGAACGGAGTTACAGAAAAAGTTGGCGGAGAAAAGGAATTACATTTTTCAAATTCCTTAGGCAAGAAAAATTACGGAATTCTTCAACTCGTTTTACATCTAATATTTGGATGGCCTGCTTATTTACTTACGGGAAGCACAGGAGGTATTAAATATGGCACCTCAAATCATTTTTGGCCTACTAAACCATTTTCTAAAGCATTATGGCCATCAATATGGACCAAGAAAGTTTGGATATCAGATATTGGTGTGGGTTTAACATTATTAGGCATTGTTTATTTAGTTTCCAAGTATGGATTATTTCCAGTAATTACTCTGTATTTTGGTCCTTTATTGGTGGTTAATTGTTGGCTAGTAATTTATACATGGCTTCACCATACAGATTCAGATGTACCTCATCTTTCAAATACGGAATTTTCCTTTATGAGAGGAGCATTTCTATCTATTGACAGGCCTTACGGTAAAGTTCTTAATTTTCTTCACCATAATATAGGTTCTAGCCATCTAGTTCATCATGTATGTCCAACGATCCCTCATTATCACGCAAAAAAGGCAACTATCTTAATTAAAAAAGCTTTTAAAAAAGCATATCTTTTTAATCCTGATCCAATACACAAAGCTCTATGGAATATTGCTTGCAATTGCGTTGCTGTTAAGTCAGACATCAAGAGAGGAAGGTATATTTGGCAATCTTCATACAAAATAGTGGATTAA
- a CDS encoding fatty acid desaturase → MLKINRSDFLIKPFLKKNNFRASYQIISTIFPIISIWLIVYQIINQPSSLLIKGFLLIPTIVLLTLFSSRTFSLMHDCGHNSLFTKPKLNRFFGFLLGLVNGIPQKSWSIDHAFHHRNNGNWEIYKGPIDVLSLEEYNNLTKRDQRFYKVSRNWIMLFPGGFYYLVLKPRLGLVIIIFNFTKDILEETFAKIKNRELSKLLTINSRFKPPFSDYGNNFSELFELIINNIVVIIGWTFMSKWLGLAFFLSFYSLVLTLSAAILICIFFVQHNYANAYAKNTKNWDILDGAILGSSNLDIPNWLNWFLADISFHSIHHLSERIPNYNLRACHKANIHLLHQSKFLKLSDFSNCFKYIIWDNKNEKLIPLG, encoded by the coding sequence ATGCTTAAAATAAATAGAAGTGATTTTTTAATAAAGCCATTTCTAAAAAAAAATAATTTTAGAGCTTCTTATCAAATTATTTCCACTATCTTCCCAATAATTTCTATTTGGTTAATCGTCTACCAGATAATAAATCAACCCTCTTCATTACTTATAAAAGGATTTCTATTAATTCCTACTATAGTTCTTCTAACTCTTTTCTCTTCTCGAACATTCTCATTAATGCATGATTGCGGTCATAATTCTCTTTTTACAAAACCCAAATTAAACCGCTTTTTTGGATTTTTGCTTGGATTGGTGAATGGGATCCCCCAGAAATCATGGTCAATTGATCATGCATTTCATCATAGAAATAATGGAAACTGGGAAATTTATAAAGGCCCAATAGATGTTTTAAGTCTTGAAGAATATAATAACCTTACAAAAAGAGATCAAAGATTTTATAAAGTAAGTCGTAACTGGATAATGCTTTTTCCTGGAGGCTTTTATTACTTAGTTTTAAAACCTAGATTAGGACTGGTTATTATTATTTTTAATTTCACTAAAGATATATTAGAAGAGACTTTTGCAAAAATTAAAAACAGAGAACTTTCTAAACTATTAACTATTAATTCAAGGTTCAAACCCCCTTTTTCTGATTATGGAAATAATTTCAGTGAGCTCTTTGAATTAATAATAAATAACATAGTAGTCATAATAGGGTGGACTTTCATGAGTAAATGGTTGGGTTTAGCTTTTTTCTTATCATTTTATTCCCTAGTATTAACCCTATCAGCCGCAATTTTAATATGTATTTTTTTCGTCCAACATAACTATGCAAATGCGTATGCTAAAAATACAAAAAATTGGGATATCCTCGATGGAGCGATTTTGGGAAGCAGCAATTTAGATATACCTAATTGGCTAAATTGGTTTCTAGCAGACATCTCTTTCCACAGCATTCATCATCTGTCTGAAAGAATTCCAAATTATAACTTAAGAGCTTGTCATAAAGCGAATATTCATTTGCTTCATCAATCAAAGTTCTTAAAATTAAGCGATTTTTCAAATTGCTTTAAATATATTATTTGGGATAATAAGAACGAAAAATTAATCCCGCTAGGTTAA
- a CDS encoding high light inducible protein, whose amino-acid sequence MTKSGVTTESGGRQNMFPSETRPYIDETVSYDGYPQNAEKVNGRWAMVGFVALLGAYVTTGQIIPGIF is encoded by the coding sequence ATGACAAAATCAGGAGTTACTACAGAGTCAGGTGGAAGACAGAATATGTTCCCATCAGAAACTAGGCCTTATATTGATGAAACTGTTTCTTACGATGGATATCCTCAGAACGCAGAAAAAGTAAATGGTAGATGGGCTATGGTTGGTTTCGTTGCACTATTAGGTGCCTATGTCACAACAGGACAGATCATTCCAGGGATTTTTTAG
- a CDS encoding M protein, which translates to MSIPFYDFPSSPILIIGAGGIAVAIAVFFVSYQKYFNSPLNKELAEKKKALIKEQKELNERLEKIDQDLKNL; encoded by the coding sequence TTGTCGATTCCATTTTATGACTTTCCTTCATCTCCAATTTTAATTATTGGTGCTGGTGGTATTGCAGTAGCGATAGCAGTTTTTTTTGTCTCTTACCAAAAATATTTTAATTCTCCTTTGAACAAAGAGCTTGCAGAAAAGAAAAAAGCCTTAATTAAAGAACAAAAAGAATTAAATGAAAGATTAGAAAAAATAGATCAAGATTTAAAAAATTTATAA
- a CDS encoding high light inducible protein — MTPEAERFNGWAAMLGFVAAVGAYVTTGQIIPGWF, encoded by the coding sequence ATGACTCCAGAAGCAGAACGTTTTAATGGTTGGGCAGCAATGCTAGGTTTCGTTGCAGCTGTCGGCGCATACGTAACAACAGGCCAAATTATACCAGGCTGGTTCTAA
- a CDS encoding DUF805 domain-containing protein: MLNDFLNAYKEFWIKATEFKGYTSRSDWWLVQLANFIISLLTIPIFLKTFGFNAYGIVCIIPQIAIDIRRIRDFGKDWKWIFINLIPIFGWILWFIWLGFGKTGNGKNKLI, translated from the coding sequence ATGCTTAATGACTTTTTAAACGCATATAAAGAGTTTTGGATTAAAGCTACAGAATTCAAAGGATACACATCTAGATCAGACTGGTGGTTAGTTCAATTAGCGAATTTTATAATTTCTTTACTAACTATCCCAATTTTTTTAAAGACGTTCGGTTTTAATGCCTATGGAATAGTTTGTATCATTCCTCAAATAGCTATTGATATAAGAAGAATAAGAGATTTTGGAAAAGATTGGAAATGGATCTTTATTAATTTAATACCTATCTTCGGATGGATCTTGTGGTTCATCTGGTTAGGCTTTGGAAAGACTGGTAATGGGAAAAATAAACTTATATAG
- a CDS encoding DUF938 domain-containing protein, translating to MDNRLFFSATQRNRDCIGDVLSRIIKKGSVLEIGSGSGEHGVVFQKRFPGIIWQTSDPELVHRKSITSWIEYEGLTKKMPQPLEIDVEKIPWKVTLSLAHSLEGIVSINMIHVAQWSCTVALFRESGKLLKKGKFLMLYGPFKICNKHTSQSNYFFDNSLKMQNDLWGIKNLEEVCDESKKNGFSQEDIIKMPANNFSVIYRKVS from the coding sequence TTGGATAATAGACTTTTTTTTTCTGCAACTCAAAGAAATAGAGACTGCATTGGTGATGTACTATCCAGAATTATAAAAAAAGGATCAGTATTGGAAATCGGGAGTGGCAGCGGCGAACATGGAGTTGTTTTTCAAAAACGCTTTCCTGGAATAATTTGGCAAACAAGTGACCCAGAGTTAGTGCATAGAAAAAGTATAACTTCTTGGATTGAGTATGAAGGCCTAACTAAGAAAATGCCCCAGCCTCTTGAGATTGATGTAGAAAAAATTCCGTGGAAAGTTACTTTGAGTCTAGCTCATTCTTTGGAAGGAATAGTCTCTATAAATATGATTCATGTTGCACAGTGGTCTTGTACTGTAGCACTCTTTAGAGAGTCAGGAAAATTACTTAAAAAGGGAAAATTTTTGATGCTGTATGGGCCATTTAAAATTTGTAATAAGCATACTAGTCAAAGTAATTATTTTTTCGATAATTCATTAAAAATGCAAAATGATCTTTGGGGGATTAAAAATCTTGAGGAGGTTTGTGATGAGAGTAAGAAAAATGGTTTTTCTCAAGAAGATATTATTAAAATGCCTGCAAATAATTTTTCAGTAATTTACAGAAAAGTATCTTGA